From one Triticum aestivum cultivar Chinese Spring chromosome 4B, IWGSC CS RefSeq v2.1, whole genome shotgun sequence genomic stretch:
- the LOC123089261 gene encoding uncharacterized protein isoform X1 has protein sequence MAMAEAESNGFEFLSDPVDRYLPFTFSLMDLSGGNCVPSNEAIEALICAPSDSSMGDAGDRALTMEADLNSTCDDVPLSAPPSEPSTGKDDPQGTWLDREVYPVTRSVPLVHVLPLNFDSHCQVYLRSYF, from the exons ATGGCGATGGCGGAGGCGGAAAGCAATGGCTTCGAGTTCCTGTCGGATCCGGTCGACAGGTATCTTCCCTTCAC GTTTTCGCTGATGGATCTATCCGGCGGCAATTGCGTGCCCTCCAACGAAGCCATTGAAGCTCTGATCTGCGCCCCGTCCGATTCCAGTATGGGCGACGCTGGGGACAGAGCGCTGACAATGGAGGCGGATTTGAACAGTACTTGCGATGATGTGCCCCTGTCAGCGCCACCTTCAGAGCCGTCAACAGGGAAAGACGATCCTCAAGGCACCTGGCTGGACAGAGAGGTATATCCTGTCACCCGCTCTGTTCCATTAGTTCATGTACTACCTTTGAATTTTGATTCACATTGTCAGGTATACTTGAGAAGCTATTTCTGA
- the LOC123089261 gene encoding uncharacterized protein isoform X2, translating to MAMAEAESNGFEFLSDPVDRFSLMDLSGGNCVPSNEAIEALICAPSDSSMGDAGDRALTMEADLNSTCDDVPLSAPPSEPSTGKDDPQGTWLDREVYPVTRSVPLVHVLPLNFDSHCQVYLRSYF from the exons ATGGCGATGGCGGAGGCGGAAAGCAATGGCTTCGAGTTCCTGTCGGATCCGGTCGACAG GTTTTCGCTGATGGATCTATCCGGCGGCAATTGCGTGCCCTCCAACGAAGCCATTGAAGCTCTGATCTGCGCCCCGTCCGATTCCAGTATGGGCGACGCTGGGGACAGAGCGCTGACAATGGAGGCGGATTTGAACAGTACTTGCGATGATGTGCCCCTGTCAGCGCCACCTTCAGAGCCGTCAACAGGGAAAGACGATCCTCAAGGCACCTGGCTGGACAGAGAGGTATATCCTGTCACCCGCTCTGTTCCATTAGTTCATGTACTACCTTTGAATTTTGATTCACATTGTCAGGTATACTTGAGAAGCTATTTCTGA
- the LOC123089261 gene encoding uncharacterized protein isoform X5: MAMAEAESNGFEFLSDPVDRYLPFTFSLMDLSGGNCVPSNEAIEALICAPSDSSMGDAGDRALTMEADLNSTCDDVPLSAPPSEPSTGKDDPQGTWLDREVYLRSYF, translated from the exons ATGGCGATGGCGGAGGCGGAAAGCAATGGCTTCGAGTTCCTGTCGGATCCGGTCGACAGGTATCTTCCCTTCAC GTTTTCGCTGATGGATCTATCCGGCGGCAATTGCGTGCCCTCCAACGAAGCCATTGAAGCTCTGATCTGCGCCCCGTCCGATTCCAGTATGGGCGACGCTGGGGACAGAGCGCTGACAATGGAGGCGGATTTGAACAGTACTTGCGATGATGTGCCCCTGTCAGCGCCACCTTCAGAGCCGTCAACAGGGAAAGACGATCCTCAAGGCACCTGGCTGGACAGAGAG GTATACTTGAGAAGCTATTTCTGA